A single window of Neospora caninum Liverpool complete genome, chromosome XII DNA harbors:
- a CDS encoding putative endoplasmic reticulum retention receptor, with amino-acid sequence MAQNVFRLSGDMLHLVSIFLLLFKLYRSKNCAGLSARMQECYLIVFCCRYVDLTYSFISVYNSAMKAIFILSTAYLVFLMKKKVPISQTYDAKADSFNYLLYLVPPCAIITLVTADSFSVPDLSWTFSIWFESVAILPQLLLLQRQREVENLTSHYVACMGLYRLMYILNWIYRYLTESPPHVNVVSWVGGVVQTLLYADFFYYYVHARWYGHKLVLPVVGGEV; translated from the coding sequence ATGGCGCAGAACGTATTTCGTCTCTCAGGAGACATGCTTCATCTGGTCTCcatttttcttcttcttttcaaGTTGTACCGGAGCAAGAACTGCGCAGGTTTGTCTGCCAGGATGCAGGAGTGTTACCTCATTGTTTTTTGTTGTCGATACGTCGACCTAACCTATTCCTTTATTTCTGTGTACAACTCAGCTATGAAAGCAATTTTCATCCTGTCCACAGCGTACCTTGTATTTCTcatgaagaagaaagtgcCTATCTCTCAAACGTACGATGCCAAGGCGGACTCCTTCAATTACTTGTTGTACCTCGTGCCTCCATGCGCCATCATCACGCTGGTTACTGCAGACTCGTTCTCCGTTCCTGATCTTAGCTGGACATTTTCTATATGGTTTGAGAGTGTGGCTATTCTTCCTcagctgcttcttctccagcgccAAAGGGAAGTCGAGAATCTTACTTCGCATTACGTTGCATGCATGGGTCTATATCGCCTTATGTACATCCTGAACTGGATCTACCGGTACCTCACGGAGTCGCCGCCTCATGTGAATGTCGTGAGCTGGGTAGGAGGGGTTGTCCAAACTCTCCTCTACGCCGACTTCTTCTATTACTATGTACACGCCAGGTGGTATGGCCACAAGCTTGTCTTGCCCGTTGTAGGTGGGGAGGTGTGA